The genomic stretch gaaatatttcatcatttatatgtacaatatgtaatattttatttttgtctaatTAGTATGAGAATGGCTATATTGACAAGCAATAGATGCAtgacttttttacatttttcctcttttttacataagttttataactctatattgcatatttttataatatttctatttttttatatttatatattgtgtgatTTATGCTCTaatcaatgatattaatataaatattaaaattatataaaatcgtatctacattattaaaaaatgtgtatgtgtgtgtgtgtgtgtgtgtaatattaataaagtactgataagaaaatgatgaaaaaattctattttctgcTTGTGtgcaattgcaaatattttatatatgtatataaatattattattattattattatattataaaattatatacatagttaTATATCTCACATATGGATTAAGATTGCAAATTCTCACATATGGATTAAGATtgcaagaattttttcaattctttttatagatcaatatatataattatatatagtcttgtaataatttatttttctatgaaattaaCGCGCCTGAAAGAGAGTGAAAAAATTGCGGACCACTTTGTAAAAGAAACTAGACTACAATCTAAGCAGGCTTCCATGTTAGTTGACCCATACATTCTAAAGAGTATAACTTTGTCcggtcatataaaaatattgaaatttatattttgcattatatatgtaacgaATCAAAAACAACAATCTGTCTATTATCTTCACATTTTACTGTGACACACGACCAGCACAAAGCAGTATACTCGTCATAATATGCTTACAATATCACAATATTTTGCTAAATGTATTCTAACATCTATATAATCCTGTTCGcgtcatataaaatttctagatTTGCCTTATGCGCCAAGAAGATGAAACAGTGAAAATGGTACAAGAACGCACATACAAGTATTAGATAGAGAGCAGAGAGAAAGTAAGTGACATATATACAGTATAGACAAGCATGACATAAGAACGTCTTTTGAATGTACACTTGTTTCAAAACGAGTTGATGACTATGATGGCTAGTGTGTGTACATTTATCGATAATGGGGATACATCAATATGgttagttaaataaatatacattttgtaaaaatgtataactcGTTTGTTTGTTTTAAACTGAAAACGAAGAAACACGAAGATTGTATAAGAAAATCGTCTTTATCGTCTATCTAGATTCTAgagataacatatttaaaaagtttccacatcaattgcaattttaagCAATATCCAAGTAAaactttaatagattttttattcctcCTTTCTCTTGATCTACTATGCAAATTAAAACTGTTTTCTTTTAACCTATTacactttctttatttttaataagtttaattgtattatgctTTGAATCAAGTGTAAATTTTAAACCAGGactatatgtatgcataacAATGATAACAGTAATATGtgactatatatgtatgtatgtatgtatgtatatatatatatatatatatatatatatatatatacatacattatactgagatatatctataagacttatataattaaatatataataatatatctatgagATTAGTTTGTTTTTCACTCAAAACACttgttaataatgtattttaatatttttttctttttctcttcaaaaatTCTCGTGCAAAACCTATTCGAGAGAGTATTctagaaaagatattaaagatgattataatatcgattattataataaatgtatttaaattgaatgaaTTTTTCAGTTCGCCAAAAATTAGAATGCATTTTAACACAagataataaatgcattttaaatgtaatggCTTAATTATGTGATGGCTTAAGCCAAATAATGAttggttcttttttttcatttcatacTCTGGAAGTAAAGATTGAGGAAAAcgaatgatataaaaagagagtttaatgttgttaaataaatgaatactcACTGGGAAGAAAGCGGGAGGCATAGGACCACCAGGCATTCCATCATTTGGTGGCATCTGACTAATTGGAGATGGTGCTGGCCCAGCATTCTGTAAACATTATGTAATGTTAATGTACAatgtatctaatataaattttgtttagcttgaaaaaaaaatatcaagtttataaaagtttaagttaataattcaaaatttataaaaagtatatttgcaAGGTGTTGTTTTCTTTgaatactataattattaatatgattatatattaatataaatatatattaaaatagaaagtttaaaaagtatatatgtttaacaaatattgattttatataaatttttcaacttacATGCGCAATACCATTGACGTTGTAAGCACTGTTCACAAATCCCTGTAAcaagaaaatacaaattataaatagtatattataaatacatatcttatatttaaatatgaaaactcttgctttaatatttaaatagttaataataattttctatagattataaaaaaaaaaacattttactaCTGTTGATATAATTACATAGTCATGAAATGCTTTGGCTTCACTGCTATGTTCACAGGAATCTCTTCTTTCAGGCGCCGCACAGTACAGATCCCAAAAGACactgaaataatttcataataattattttatattaagctATTCTAATGTTAagcaatttgttatattttttaaatttagtaatatataacaaaaaaagtaaaataaaaaaataacttaaatgAAATGTTTAATGAGATGCATTCAATGTGACTGTCATCAAGCATAGTAAGCACTTGTACTTACCACCACCAAGAATGTAAAAACCCAGGTGGTTCTCcaagtgtaatatttttctcccaTCGAATCTACAATAACAgaacaaacaatattatagtataaacacaatatttcagaatataatacagagttataaaaataattagaaaaagttTACCCTTATGACATTATTACCTGTGGATTGATTATTACCTCTGACAGGAATGTTTGTGCTGCTTTTTGTGCACCTACATGTAGCAAGTATTCATACACATAGAGTGCCAATCTGAaacaacatattataattacaaattttcaaattgaaaattaccaatttcaaataatattcggataataaagaaatttcaaataatacagAACTTCGAAATAACATGTGAAACGCAGTAGAAAAAACATAgacttaaaattatgaaaatggcAGATCCTTCGCAACTAGcagtcttttttcttttattatcgttttaGAAAGCCCGTACTTTTCTCGGCGAAGCCGCCTCCACGCCGACAATCACATTTCCTTATGGGGCCGTCCGTTAAACGTAAAGTTTTAACGCCGACTTTCCCTACGTAGATAGGTGAATACACGCGGTATAAACGCGCATCCAAGCGAAATGCATTCGCGGCGAGACCGGCATCGCGAACGATGCGAACATGGCGCGGGAATTACGCCGATTCGCTAATCCGGAGCGCGTACTCGTTCAAAGTGACTGACAGCGCGAGCAGATCAATCGCCTTTTACGAGAAAGCGGGTTACGCTGGAAAAGAATCCTAGCTAAACAATTTTCCAAACGGTCGACCAAATCCTCCACTCTCTTATTCacattctttcaaaatttcttcCGTCCGCATCCTAAAtcttctcattattttttatttttatatatcgttaaCATAGTAACTGCAATCTTAAACACAGATGAATTTTGTCAattgattaatcaaattatgattgtttaaattttcattgcaattaaaattatcttgtaaAGAAAGCCGTTTAAATCGTTATTTAGATTTAGATTCAATCATTGTTACAGAAGTTAATCGCATCGACAGTTTTGACGGACcgattctatttttaacaacTTCCCGACCTTATTCTCGACAAGCTTGCTCGTTTTAGTTTCGCTTTCTCAACATAAAGTACATTCGATCTTTGACAGAagaaaaagcaaagaaaattaatgcgaGAAGTACAAGTGAAGTGAAGAAGCtttgcgtaaaataaaaataaaaaaaaaaaaaattaaattgtcaaaaataggGTTGCAAAAACAACTAATTCTCTGCTAAAATTCCAACGATTAAACTTTGAAAGTGTGCTCGCGCTGAGCTCGTTTCGCGCCATTAGGATTCTGTGCACTGATTGAGAGaattaaaacttgaaaatcGAGGTTCGCTTCACAGTGTCGTTTCGCAAATCTCTTTTCGGATTTTTATCTAGCGTGGCGGCCTGTCGCGCGAACGATTATGCCTTTCGTACGTCAAGACTCGAATCGATCTCTCGAGGGCGGGGAAAGGGCGGGAAACATCGTGGCGTTTGAACAAGAAACGAACAAAGAGTGAACGAGGGGAAACAGACGAACAAATCGACAGCTCATCGCATCGATAAACTGGATTATAACCCGACGAACCGGGTTCCTCGGTCGCGCGACGATGTACGCGCGCTTCTTCGAGCAAAAAGAACTGGTGacgggagagaaaaagaaagggagagagagagagagagagatagcaaGAGGGAACGAAGGGGACTAGAGAGGGTGAGAGAAACCGCACGGACGAGCGGGAGtcggagaaggagagaaacatggaaaagggggagggaggggagacaGGAGGATGCTCGAGAAAAATGGAGTTGCCGAGCGATCAATGGCCGGCGTAGagttttcacaaaatttcCCATCTTTCTACATTCCTGCCCCGCATAACGGATACGTACTTTTCTCTCGCCTGAGAGTCCGAAGGCACGGACGACCCTTTTCCCTTCGCGTACATGGTCGCCGTGGTGGCCGGTCAATCCTTCCACCGTAAACAGACAAGTGCGCCGACGTTTCTTCGTGTTCGCCGCTGGAAGTCGCGCACTCGGCTCGGACGGCCGAGTGAAAAGAATGGGGAGATCGGGAACTCTCGCGCGCGCCCGTCGTGCCTGCGTCCGTGTGTGCGATTCAGCGTCTATCTCGCTCGCTCTCCAACGACCGATGGTAATCCCTTCGGCGTGccgccgtcgtcgccgtcgccaccgttgttgttgctgctgctgctgctgttgctgcttaCGACAATGTGAAAATTCGTGTCAAAAACACGAATGTAGACGAAACTGAGAAAAGATGTTACCACTCGCGTCCGAcgttctcttctttctctctttttctctatcacGCTTGGGAGATgagttttctctttctctctctttctgtcgcCCGCACACAGACAAGACGAAGATCTTCCTCCTCGCGCTTTCGTCTCGTCACGTCACGAAAGCTGTCGTTTCACAGCCGGAGCGAGGTTTCTGCTGCGCGATATTGGAGCGACACGGTGCGACGCATCACGGCGTCGTCGTCATCATTGGATTCAGGTGCGTCGCTGGGGGCGCCTCGTCGCCGCAACCGCCGTCGCCGTCTTCATCGTTCCACTGCACTTCGTCCCGTTCGTCGTTTCTTCCGGGACACTGTGTATTACGGTatttcgtattatatataatacatagacGATGCTTACGCGCGCGTTCTATTGTCTTCGATCGCGATACCGTGTCCActcgcgtcgtcgtcgtcgtcgtcgctcaCTTCACTAGCCAGCCACCATCGTCGGCTTCGTCTCCCCTCGCCGCATCGCACCCGGGATCACACAGATTTGGACCCGGTCGTCGTGATCGCCGCACCGGCAGACGCGGCCTTCGTTCTCGACGAGTCTCGTTTTGTCGCGCGCGCTGCTCGAAAGCGTCTCGCAACACGGCAACGACGGTATCACTGTGTAACTGCAACCGTCGAATGCAACACACATCCACGCACGCAACACATGCGCACACGCGCACGCATACGCGATGGAGTAGCGGTAGAGAGGGAAGACGAACTGAACTTACCGTCGTGTAAACACGGGCAAGTTCGGAAGTGTAGCTCGTAGATTTTGCACGCGCCGCACGACTACACGCAGATAAGTAGACGGGTAGATACGCGATACGCACCCCTCTCCGCCCCCCACCCCTCCGCCTCAAACCCCTCGTTACGCTCtgtctcgctcgctcgctctcaCCTCTCGCTTCGTCTCACGGCCATATCGACGCGCACCGTCCTTGTCCCTCGCATCGGCTGGAAGCGCGATGCGCGCGCATCGCCGTTTGTTATGTCAGGATCGTATACATGACGAACAAACCGGATGGGCCGACGAGCTCCTCTTGAAAccacgatttttcttttcgtatCGATACGCGCGGCAATCAGGACGGATGTAactcgaaattattttattcctccACAGGCATCGCGTCTCTTTTCGTCGCGCTAGATAATTTTctcctttcaattttttactgATACGAGACTGACGCGTTTATCAATAGCGATAActcgtttataattaaagttgttACAAGACGTAGTCTTCGAGGAAAATTTTACTCGATAGCCGTTCCAAAACTTTCTTGAGCGTTTCTGATTGGTTCTggtcataaaatttttctcgcataggaaattttatatgattatagaaCGTAGCctgagtatataaataattgcgttTACAGGgcgttgatattaatattgcaatcttAGAATATCGAAGCAAGAGTACAGCAAAAATTACACCTATTGCTAATTCCCTAGCGCAATGAGACTGATTGCaatcgaattattttcatctacAGTGCAAAGAAGTCTCAAAAGTTTCTATCTCATTCGCAAAGGAGAAAATactttctctaaatatattattttgtcacgATGCAAACAATGCACTAGGCACCCCCCTAAGGTTATTCTATAATAGTTGAACGgaacattttgtttatatattttaattttaatattttgtttatatattttaatttctacagTTCTACTTTGCatagtcattaaaaaaaaatccatatgtCACCGGAGTATCACGTGGAGAGAAAATCGGGCATTAACACACTTGGCTTTTTTAAGAGGGCCATAATATAAGCTACCTAAACAAATTGAGTTTCTTTCAGTTTACACACATACtcacatgtatatttatacaaaagaaaataagggTCGTCGATACCTGAAGTATAGTTGAAAAGGTCAACTGAATTTTTtccgagaaagagagggagaaagagagggttTTCACAAAGTcaccaaaaatattttaccacAAAGAATGTTacgtcataatttttttacctgaAACTATCGTAAGTTCATCAACGTCATAAAATATACTCGAAAATTTATCACACTTTCTCGAATATAACATCTCTCTCTATGTTTGACGTTTGCAATATACGCTATCtctacatatacaaaaattacattgcATTAAAAAGTGACAATTAACTATACTAAACTTATGCGCGACaagttttacataatttcattTCTTCCATATGTtatggaataattaaaatatatttcatttcttgcCACAGTCTTGGTTTAATATAGTCTTAGACTTAtagctacatatatatatatatataaagattgtgTAGGATTATTGTaggaatatatagatatttcgcCGTTATCTTCCTAACATGAACGTGTGCATGGCCGAGTGCATTTTTGGCGCGCAAGGATATTCCGCGATAAATATGCCTGGCGACATgactggatatatatatatatatatatatatatatatatatatatatatatatatatatatatatgtatatatatatatatgacaggATATCATCGTTGACAAAAATGTACCGATATTGAGATAGGtcgatatttcgatattgCGAATAAAGGCGCAGGCGTAAAACAAGCGAGAAATTATACGCGAAACACGTCGACGCAGTACATTGCTGAGGACGAAGTTGTCCCAAAAAGGACCTGCCCTTAACGAGCGACGAAGAGGAACGTCAGTCGGgcgcgctctttctctctcgatacaTCACTGGTTACAACTCGCCGCCCGATTGGAGGACGAACATTGCATACACACggagtataatatatatacggtgTGCCCACACCATCGAGTACTATCGGCGTGCGTACGTCGACACAGAACACGCCGTGAAAACGCAGAGACGAGGACGAGGGGGCAGGCAGAGGGATAATGAGGGCGAAGGGACGAGACAAGGTAGGTTGGTAGAAATGACAGGGAGTCGGGGGGGAAACGCAGAGCCGCTGGTACATCACGATCACGCCCGAAGACCAACGGACGCGACCGATGCAAAATAGTCGACAATTGACGCGATAGAGAGTTTGGCGAGGCGGTAGGgacggggggaggggaggagcgGGTAGCGGGGTACGAGCGGGAGGAGACACGCTGTTCTCTCGGGTGAACCGCTTCccctttttcaattttatcatatgaTCGACGTCGTTATTATGGGTAAAACTATTCTGTAATTATTTCGTTTCCTCCCCTCTCCGCGCGAATTGATCCGAAAAAAAGCATGATAATAAATCACGCAAAGACATTGTCCGTACTGTATAGATTAATCGGAAAACTGACTTGGAGAACTCAAACTATGTACGTATAAGAgagttatttatatgtaatatgtatacgtgagagatataatttttttgtattgggTTCCTGTCAAAAGGTGCGATCTATATGCATCATATTCGATCTACCAGCTAATTCTTCGcgtgattgtaaaaaaattaatttcttagtaTTTAGCCGCTTTTTCACATATGGACGGTCCGGGCACAATTACATGGGAAGAGTTTCTCGAGAATGCAAAAAGATTTCTTGTTGTCTCAAACAAGATATCGGATGGATGGGAGCTTCGCGGGAATAAGGTACaactttatattactttatatatcgaattttttacaTCAGTATCGAATATATAACATGCAAATTGGATGGTACTATTTATTGTCAATGTCCCATTCATAATTATACATCGTGTTGTTCGTTGcaaatatacgaaatatatggaatatatatatatttcataatacttGAACGATATTCAAAATGATCTTACTCATGCGCACTTCGGGTGGATATTAAAGCCACGGACACTTGAACACAAGCCAAAGTTtaagaaatagatttattgTTTTGGCGGTGTTTATCGtaatttcgtaaattttaCACGAAACgtctttttaatatctcaatgATATATCATGCTTAGCATATTCCTGGAGAAGCGTATTTATTTAGAAGAACCAAATCTTTCGAGTCGAGCGACTCCGCTATGAGAGACGACAAATCAACCGACAACGACGAGGAATTACACGTGAAATTTCAGGAGGATCCGCACGAGGCTTGTTCCACAATTGAAACGCCTTTCATCACTGAGCATCATATTTTGTGGTCCATGAATTTCGGCGTTCCAGTTTTCTACTTTAATAGATGGAAATCAGGTAACTCATTATTGATTgcaagagaaattataatttaaaattggcaaaaatgtatgtgaaaaaaaacacGTGTCACTTAGATATTACGTGATTTTCGCGGCAACTGttataggaaaatataaatctgttaccgaaaaaaaaataaaacacaagatgcgtttcagaattttaaaaattatagaaataaatacatagtTTGCGCGGTTGTTGACACATTCGCGCCTCTCCCATCTCGTATGCATcgtttattgattataaacgCAAACGTGTGCGCTTATTTCGATATTCGCGCAGATATTCTGACGGTATAATTAATCTCGATAACGCATTTTAACGGAGCGGAAATGCGTCATAccatttagattaattattaacgctGGTCATCTTTTACATATTCGTCAACGAGAAGAAATTGtcgtgagagaaaaagagttctgatgttattattttttttttagatttcccCGGTATTAACCCAATGAGCGTAAATGAAGCTCAAACTGAttccaaattaaattacatggaATTATCGCAAGCGATTCATCCTATCATCGGCACTCCGTTCTTGCAATTACATCCGTGTCTTTCGCAAGATTTGCTGCAAAGTATGCCGATGAGGTGAGAAGCAAGCATTAAGGAAAgaataacagaaaaataaaaaaaataaaaattattctaaaaatactctacatttaaatgtttttttatcgaaggattttataaatgttgcaGCAAGAATAAACTTGTCAGTTGGCTGAGCTGCGTAGCATCCGCGGCCATAAATCTCCAAATACATCCGGAATATTACAAGCTGACTTACTGAAGAGTCTAGCCGTCTTAAACTGTCAAAGAaacaataaacttttaaatcgcAAATTTGTTTATGCGAGGATACTCTTCATCAATGTTTAACTCCAGTTTTATCcacgagagaagagagagagagagagagagagagagcgaaagaaaAAGGTATTACTTTTAACGTCAGAAATAGGTACTGGTTAAGTAGCCATTTACCGATGACCGGTCATTCATCCGTACCTACCTATACATAGCATTTACTTTATGTTTCGCGAGACTATTTGCGAGAAGCTTAATCTCATCTCCGCTCGCAAGCGTatgcgaataaataattccGATCACGTGTATTCTTGATGGCGACAATTCAAATAGAATCTCTTCGCGTACAACAACGACAGATCTAGCATTGACCTACGATAGCACCGGTTGAATTGTTCGCAATTGAATATTCAGGCAAAAGAGACCGGACCGTGGAAAAGGGAGCGTGGTAATTAATGCGGTCGCGCGTGACAATTAACTCGCGCAAGGACAATTTGCGTGCGGCTCCGGAATATTCATTTCCGACGCAGTTTTTAAACGCGTGTGTACAGTCGGATGTATCAATGACGCCCGTATTCGCGCGAACGTATATTTTTGAGATCTTCCTCATTCCTCGTGAAAGGGAAGTAATAGAATCGTGTATGATTaacttttagataaaaattaattttccttagGTATTacggaaaattttctttgatcgCATTTTTCTTTGAATGTAAGCGAACAATGTTAAAACGTAGCTGACTATATGTTGCCGTCCTCTCGTCGTGACTTGCGTTCGCGCATTCGCGTAGCACGCGCGCCAGTGGCTCTCAACTTTGTCATGACTGGTGATGGAAACAATAATCCCGTTAGTCTTCCATCTTTTTCCTGAACGTCCGTCTCTTACGAAAATACTgctgttttaaattaaaatagcaaaTGTACGTTGTTATTCACATCACGACTTTTGTTTAAACCgtctcttaattttatttcatagacaaaaatgtcgagaaggttatttttattctaagcGATGAGAAGAAGCTGGGAAAGAGAATGGATGAATGGAGCGATTCTGTTCGATACATATGTCCTGAGAGaataatcgaaattatttttgtgtttgtGGATCACGTTCGCATGTAGATCACGAATCGGAAAGAGAACATCAACTTCCCATTCATCAAGCTCggataacatttattaacgtTGACCGTGTATTTCCGCTGGTGCGGACTGAAAGATCAGATTATTGCCGTTAGAAAAAACGGCACATTTCCCTTCCCTTCCCGCTTCTATGATTAATCAATGAATCGTAATCGATGATTGCTCGCTATATTTGCGTTAAtactcatataatttatatatatatatatatatatatatatatatatatatatatattgattacttCTTTCATTAACTCTTTAACTGTGgcatttttaattgctttttttgcaattgcaGGCAAGCAAATGAAAATACAGTATACCACAATTACGATATGTCATTATACACACAagatcaattattatacaatttctgATATAGCTAAATGCGCGTATATTTATGGCGTGTATATTTATAGCTAAGATTAAAAACGCAACTGATGGCATGAAAAaggtataatattctaaatacatatatatttccaagatAAATTTCTACAATGACACGCGTATATGTAAAGTGCCAAATTCTTATTTCTTGTTTTagttcattatattattgctccgtgatataaatatagcgAAGCAAGTAATCCGTCGAGGCAATAGTTAGCTGGCTCCACCTATAAAGGTGATGGAATCACGCGGTCGGATAGAAAGGCCGATTCCCCGTCGCCCGCGCGCGCTTTTCGAACTCAAGCTTAGCTCAAATTACCCCGTGCTCGAGTATCGTACGGTTCAATCTCGCGTGTGCTCTCGCGACTGTCTCCATGCAACAGGCGCGGCTAGCTGTCGCATAGCGCACGCGTGTAGCAAATAATCCCGCGTCTCGCCAGCCTCCGAATAACGgcgttctctctctcggtgTGTTACAGAATCGCGAATTCTTGTCCGAGAAAACGGACGGCTGGGTGTCTAGGTGTATGCGTTTCCATAAAACATCGACGAATGTAAGAGAAAGATTTTCCCTGGATTTTCCCGTGCAGCACTGTGTTctgaaaatcgataaaaaagaagaaggagaaagggTTCACAATTAACAGAGGATGAAGAATGTGAGTCCAAGGCGGATCTCGCGCCAAAACGGATGCTGCATATTCCGAATTTGACTCAACAACGGCGCCAATTTCTTAGGAGAGCACGCGTTtatcttctcttttataaGTATGTTATTATCAAGAAATATCACATGATTTTTCTATCACATGTACATGAGCAACAGTGTGgtgaaatttaaatgataattcaaAATGCGCGAAAGCAGGGAGACGCGCTTCGGCGCCTCGTTCATTATCCGAATTTTAGGAAAAGGCGTTGTATCGATCCTCGCGATGCGTTGCGTGGGCAGTACCTCCTGACATCTGATTCGTTGCGTTCGTCAGACGGAAATAGAAGCACGCAGATGGAATCCGGGTGACAATGAATTTGCCATGGCGACCGCGCAAAGTCAGTGGAGGAGGACAAGGAGGAGGGCAGAGCGTAAGCGCGGGATATCTTTGTCCCTGAGAATGTTCTCGTGAACGGGAATCGCAAAAGTCATTCACTTCTGTTTGCAGATTCTCGCATGCTTACTCTGCCGGTTTTCATCGAATGATTTCAGAAATTATCGAAAC from Cataglyphis hispanica isolate Lineage 1 chromosome 11, ULB_Chis1_1.0, whole genome shotgun sequence encodes the following:
- the LOC126852850 gene encoding ubiquitin-like-conjugating enzyme ATG10 isoform X1, encoding MRAKGRDKYLAAFSHMDGPGTITWEEFLENAKRFLVVSNKISDGWELRGNKHIPGEAYLFRRTKSFESSDSAMRDDKSTDNDEELHVKFQEDPHEACSTIETPFITEHHILWSMNFGVPVFYFNRWKSDFPGINPMSVNEAQTDSKLNYMELSQAIHPIIGTPFLQLHPCLSQDLLQSMPMSKNKLVSWLSCVASAAINLQIHPEYYKLTY
- the LOC126852850 gene encoding ubiquitin-like-conjugating enzyme ATG10 isoform X2 encodes the protein MDGPGTITWEEFLENAKRFLVVSNKISDGWELRGNKHIPGEAYLFRRTKSFESSDSAMRDDKSTDNDEELHVKFQEDPHEACSTIETPFITEHHILWSMNFGVPVFYFNRWKSDFPGINPMSVNEAQTDSKLNYMELSQAIHPIIGTPFLQLHPCLSQDLLQSMPMSKNKLVSWLSCVASAAINLQIHPEYYKLTY